One window of the Bubalus bubalis isolate 160015118507 breed Murrah chromosome 8, NDDB_SH_1, whole genome shotgun sequence genome contains the following:
- the LOC102408903 gene encoding probable G-protein coupled receptor 141, with amino-acid sequence MELTNVTTLSNASNTDLSRCDRHCRMILISLYSVVLLGGAAGAIAMSYMMLKRNSQSIVATIVLNIIVLHSILLFSLPFRLSYYVLVVWEFGSFTCRLVSSIIYGHMYFTFVFYVAIIISRLLMYFKKLQTQFQKYHVVVLSIIIWLVGSVIFLPIFFLQYGTNPSYSEQQCFEFYKDLKRKEFIILNYSMIVIMMTTVVTLFLIQMWVIVQLVKALWPDMWTHQEYRAQIKSFFFLLIIVVCFIPHHAFRIHFIQHYSETEDSELVRYNEIFVALTTACCLDMLCFVGGVLH; translated from the coding sequence ATGGAGCTGACCAATGTGACCACCCTGTCAAACGCTTCGAACACAGACCTGAGTCGCTGTGACAGGCACTGCAGAATGATTCTCATATCACTGTACAGTGTGGTTTTGCTGGGAGGTGCTGCAGGGGCCATTGCGATGTCTTATATGATGCTCAAAAGGAACAGCCAATCAATCGTCGCCACGATTGTTCTCAATATCATCGTGCTACACTCCATCCTCCTGTTCAGCCTTCCCTTCCGCCTCAGCTATTATGTCTTAGTTGTCTGGGAGTTTGGATCCTTCACCTGCCGATTGGTTAGCAGCATAATATATGGTCATATGTATTTcacctttgttttctatgtggCCATCATCATAAGTCGATTGCTCATGTATTTTAAGAAACTCCAAACTCAGTTCCAAAAGTACCATGTGGTGGTTTTAAGCATTATTATTTGGCTGGTGGGCAGTGTAATTTTTTTGCCaatattttttttacaatacGGCACCAATCCAAGTTACTCAGAACAACAGTGTTTTGAGTTCTACAAAGACCTCAAACGCAAGGAGTTTATTATCTTGAACTACTCTATGATTGTCATTATGATGACAACAGTTGTGACCCTCTTTCTGATACAGATGTGGGTCATTGTTCAACTGGTAAAGGCTCTTTGGCCAGACATGTGGACCCATCAAGAGTACAGAGCTCAAATCAAgagcttcttcttcctcctcataATAGTGGTTTGTTTTATACCCCATCATGCCTTCCGGATACACTTCATTCAACATTACTCAGAGACAGAAGATTCTGAGTTAGTTCGTTATAATGAAATTTTTGTTGCTTTAACTACAGCCTGTTGCCTGGATATGCTGTGTTTCGTAGGTGGTGTTCTTCATTAA